AGAAAAAAATCCGTCAAACGCTGCAATCTCAGCTGACGCGTCTCGATCTGGTGAGCCGCGAAGAGTTTGATGTCCAGACTCAGGTCTTGCTGCGCACCCGGGAAAAACTGGCGCTGCTGGAGCAACGCCTCAGCGAACTGGAAGCTCGCGACAAGCCTGAAGAAGTAAAACCTGCGCCCGCCATTCCGCCAGTCGATCCACAACAAGAGTAAAAACGTGAACGGGCCTGACGGCCCGCTCATATAAGATCTGAATAATGCCCTGCACCTGTAAAGGGAGCCTGCATTAGTGTTCTAATTCTAACCTTTTCGCCTGAGTCGCCTGCTGGCAGTAAAGCGCGTAACGCTTGCAAAACCAGTCGCGATGCTCCTCGTCCATATTGCCGGTTACCGCCTGGATATCAACAGGACGCCCCTCCGCCTGCATTCTGGCAAAACTGCGCGCCAGAAAATCGAAATTATTTAATGAATAGACGTTATTGTTGTTCATCAGCATACCCTCCAGTTATTGAATTCTGTTAAGGCTATATGCTTTTTCTGATTTCAGTATTTCCCTATATGTACGGCGGTTTTATACATAACGTGCGCAAATTTAATGCGCAAAATCACAATATTCACCAAAGATAACGACGGATAAATCGCTTTTCGGACTTAAGGAGATATGGGTCACATGATATTGTAACGCAATGAAATAACAAGCATGAAAATTATCACGCGAACATCCTTCTGAAGGCGGCGACAAGGATAGAAAATATGACCTTATTTGCGGAGTATAACAGCCCCTATCTGTTTGCCATCGCGTTCGTTTTCTTTATCGGCGTGCTGGAGATGATTTCGCTGATTTTTGGCCACTTTCTTTCAGGCGCGCTCGACGCCCATCTCGATCATTATGACGCCCTGTCATCCGGCCCTGCGGGCCAGGCGCTTCATTATCTGAATATTGGACGCGTTCCCGCCCTGGTCGTCCTCTGTCTATTGGCCGGTTATTTCGGCCTCTTCGGTATCCTCATCCAGCATGGCGGGATCATGCTCTGGCAAGCGCCGCTCAGCAATCTGCTGCTGGTCCCGTTGAGCATTGTCCTGTCGGTCTTTGCCGTGCATTACAGCGGAAAAATCCTCGCGCCCTGGCTACCCAGAGATGAAAGCTCCGCCCTCCGGGAAGAGGAATTTATCGGCGGCATGGCGATTATTACCGGCCACGCCGCCGTCGCCGGTACACCTTGCGAAGGAAAATTTACCGATAAGTTCGGCCAGATTCACTATTTACTGCTGGAACCCGAAAAGGGAAAAGAATTTAAAAAAGGAGACAAGGTGCTGATTGTCTGCCGACTTTCCGCAACGCGTTATTTGGCTGAGCGTACCTTCTATGTTTAATTGAGAGGAACTTACATAATGGATGATGTTTTTGGCATATTGCCATCATGGATGTTTACCGCCATCGTTGCGGTTATCGTCTTACTAATTATCGGGATCATTTTTGCTCGCCTCTATCGCCGCGCATCTGCGGAACAGGCATTTGTCCGTACCGGGCTTGGCGGGCAAAAAGTGGTGATGAGCGGCGGCGCTATTGTGATGCCAATCTTTCACGAAATTATTCCGATCAATATGAATACCCTAAAACTTGAAGTCAGCCGTGCTACCGTCGACAGCCTGATCACCAAAGATCGTATGCGCGTTGACGTGGTCGTCGCTTTCTTCGTACGTGTAAAACCCTCTGTTGAAGGTATTGCCACCGCCGCACAAACGCTTGGCCAGCGAACGCTGTCGCCGGAAGATCTGCGTATGCTGGTTGAGGATAAATTCGTTGACGCCTTACGCGCTACCGCGGCCCAGATGACGATGCATGAGCTACAGGATACGCGTGAAAACTTCGTTCAGGGCGTACAAAACACCGTTGCGGAAGATTTGTCGAAAAACGGCCTGGAGCTGGAAAGTGTCTCATTAACCAACTTTAACCAAACGTCCAAAGAGCATTTCAATCCAAACAATGCCTTTGATGCCGAAGGTCTGACGAAACTGACGCAGGAAACCGAACGCCGCCGTCGTGAACGTAATGAAGTGGAACAGGATGTGGAAGTGGCGGTGCGCGAAAAGAACCGCGACGCGCTTGAGCGCAAGCTGGAAATCGAGCAACAAGAAGCCTTTATGACTCTGGAGCAGGAGCAACAGGTTAAAACCCGCACCGCCGAACAAAACGCTAAAATTGCCGCTTTTGAGGCCGAGCGCCATCGTGAAGCAGAACAGACGCGCATTCTTGCTGAGCGGCAGATCCAGGAGACGGAGATCGAACGTGAGCAAGCAGTACGGTCCAGGAAAGTTGAGGCCGAGCGTGAAGTACGTATTAAAGAGATCGAACAGCAACAGGTGACAGAAATCGCCAACCAGACGAAATCTATCGCCATTGCCGCCAAATCCGAGCAGCAATCGCAAGCGGAAGCGCGCGCCAACGACGCGCTGGCCGATGCGGTTCGCGCCCAGCAAAACGTAGAAACCACCCGCCAGACCGCCGAAGCGGATCGCGCCAAGCAGGTCGCTCTGATCGCCGCGGCGCAGGATGCGGAAACCAAAGCGGTCGAACTGACCGTTCGGGCAAAAGCAGAGAAAGAAGCGGCAGAATTGCAAGCCGCCGCTATCATCGAACTGGCGGAAGCAACGCGTAAAAAAGGTCTGGCGGAAGCCGAAGCGCAACGGGCGCTGAATGACGCTATCAACGTACTATCTGACGAACAAACCAGCCTCAAATTTAAACTAGCGCTCTTACAATCGTTGCCTGCTGTTATTGAGAAGTCTGTTGAACCGATGAAATCCATCGACGGCATTAAGATTATTCAGGTCGATGGCCTCAATCGCGGCGCGACGGCGGGCGACGTCGCCGCTGGCGGCGCTAACGGGGGAAACCTGGCGGAACAAGCGTTATCTGCCGCGCTCACCTATCGTACCCAGGCACCGCTGATCGATTCGCTGTTAAACGAGATTGGCATCGCTGGCGGCTCGCTAAAGGCGCTGACCACGCCGTTGGTTTCATCGGCAACGGATGAGATTAATCGCGAAGCAACGATAAAAGAGCAATAACCCCCCGCCATATCTCCTGTCCCTGGTCATAAGACCGGGGATTTTTTTATCTTTTTTCCACCTTGTCTGTACAAAGCGTTATGACCAGCAGGCCATTTTGCGTGGGCGATCCAGTAACGCAAAATCGGCGGGAGAAAGCCCTTGCGCCAGACAGGCCACTCACCAACAATCGCGATGTCAGCAAGGGGCTGAAACGGGAAAGCCCCTCCCGAGGAAGGGGCTTTAATAAGGAAAGGGTTATGATGCACCAGGTCATCATACTGATTGTTCTGTTACTGATAAGTTTCGCAGCTTACTAACAGACAATCAGAGGGGGGGAGAGATCCCCTCTCACCCTTATTCCTTTACTTTAGGTCGAAAAAAAAGCAGCGTCAACCGCGAGATACGCGTCGAAACAAAATGTCCGACGCGCCTTCAAAATCAGCGCCCGCCGCGTCTGTAACGCCTGATGACGCGGTTTTACTTCTCGCTCTCGGTCTGGATCTTTTTGATGATATTGGTCGTGGAACAACCATCTTCGAAGTTCAGCACCATGACTTCACCGCCGTTGGCCCAGACCTCTTCGCTGCCCGCGATCTCTTCCGGCTTATAGTCGCCGCCTTTTACCAGCAGATCCGGCAGAATACCGGCAATCAGTCGTTGCGGCGTATCCTCTTCAAAAGAGACAACCCAGTCGACCGACTCCAGCGCGCCTAGCACGATCATACGCTGTTCGAGCGGATTAACCGGACGGCTTTCGCCCTTCAGGCGTTTAGTCGAGGCGTCACTATTGACCGCAACAATCAGGCGGTCGCCCAGTTTGCGCGCGTTCGCCAGATAAGAGACATGGCCCGCGTGCAGAATATCGAAAACGCCGTTGGTCATGACCACTTTCTCGCCACGCTTACGCGCGCTGGCGACGGCCTGTCTCAACTCCTCTTCGGTCATAACGCCGAAGCCGGTATCCGCGCGTCCGCGCACTGCGTTTTCCAGCTCAATAGGGGAAACCGTTGACGTCCCGAGTTTACCTACCACTACGCCCGCCGCCGCATTGGCGAAATAACACGCCTCTTCCAGGGTATTTCCCGCCGCCAGCGTCGCCGCCAGCACGCCGATCACCGTATCGCCCGCACCGGTAACATCATAAACTTCCTGCGCCTGCGTCGGCATATGTAGCGGCGCTTTATTCGGTTGCAGCAGCGTCATTCCCTGTTCGGAACGCGTGACCAACAGCGCGGAAAGGTCGTAATCAGCAATGAGTTTCATGCCGCGTTCAACCAGTTCGTCTTCGCTTTTACATTTCCCCGCGACCGCCTCAAATTCAGAAAGGTTTGGCGTCAGCAGCGTGGCGCCGCGGTAACGTTCAAAATCCGTTCCTTTCGGATCGATGAGCACCGGCACGCCCGCCTGGCGCGCCAGGGAAATCATAGTCTGCACGCTGGTCAGAGCGCCTTTGGCATAATCGGACAATACCAGCGCGCCGATCGATCCCAGCGCCTGGTTGATACGCTCATGCAACGGCTGCGGGTCCACGCCCTCAAAGCCTTCTTCAAAATCAAGACGAATGAGCTGCTGATTACGTGATAGTACGCGCAGTTTGGTAATCGTCGGATGCGTCGGCACAGAAACGAAGTCGCACTTCACATTGACCTCCGCCAGCGTTTTGCTCAGCGCGCGCGCGGCGTCATCAATACCCGTCAGGCCGACCAGACGGGCGTTCGCTCCCAGAGACGCAATGTTCATCGCCACGTTCGCCGCGCCGCCCGGGCGTTCCTCAACGGTATTTACCTTAACCACGGGCACCGGCGCTTCCGGTGAAATACGGCAAGTGGGGCCATACCAATAGCGATCCAGCATTACATCACCCACAACCATGACGCCTGCACGTTCAAACGCTGGCAGATTTACTTTCATTCCTGTCTCCTGAGAGATTCAAAATTTGCGCGCGATAATAGCATAATTCAAACGGCTACCAGCCACTTCCGCCAGCTTGCCTGCACCAGCGCGCGCTCTTTGCTAAAACACGTCTGCGCCACATGACCGGGAAGCTCCTGCAACGCCAGGTGGTGCAGTTCATCACGCAGTGTGGTGTAGGCTACCGTCAGCGCCTGCGCCTCGTGTTCATCCATAATGCCGTTTTGCGCCAGAAGCTCCAGGATGCGCACGTTATCAGACCAGCGCGTTAATTTAGGTTTTTCATGAGCGTAGCGCAGTACCAGATATTGCGCGATAAACTCAATATCCGTAATACCGC
This DNA window, taken from Salmonella enterica subsp. enterica serovar Typhimurium str. LT2, encodes the following:
- the yqiC gene encoding putative cytoplasmic protein (similar to E. coli orf, hypothetical protein (AAC76078.1); Blastp hit to AAC76078.1 (116 aa), 80% identity in aa 1 - 114), producing MASTYRTTIRANTYQFRETTMIDPKKIEQIARQVHESMPKGIREFGEDIEKKIRQTLQSQLTRLDLVSREEFDVQTQVLLRTREKLALLEQRLSELEARDKPEEVKPAPAIPPVDPQQE
- the glgS gene encoding rpoS dependent glycogen biosynthesis protein (similar to E. coli glycogen biosynthesis, rpoS dependent (AAC76085.1); Blastp hit to AAC76085.1 (66 aa), 78% identity in aa 2 - 66), with protein sequence MLMNNNNVYSLNNFDFLARSFARMQAEGRPVDIQAVTGNMDEEHRDWFCKRYALYCQQATQAKRLELEH
- a CDS encoding putative inner membrane protein (similar to E. coli putative oxidoreductase (AAC76086.1); Blastp hit to AAC76086.1 (209 aa), 72% identity in aa 1 - 201); the encoded protein is MTLFAEYNSPYLFAIAFVFFIGVLEMISLIFGHFLSGALDAHLDHYDALSSGPAGQALHYLNIGRVPALVVLCLLAGYFGLFGILIQHGGIMLWQAPLSNLLLVPLSIVLSVFAVHYSGKILAPWLPRDESSALREEEFIGGMAIITGHAAVAGTPCEGKFTDKFGQIHYLLLEPEKGKEFKKGDKVLIVCRLSATRYLAERTFYV
- the yqiK gene encoding hypothetical protein (similar to E. coli putative membrane protein (AAC76087.1); Blastp hit to AAC76087.1 (553 aa), 92% identity in aa 1 - 553), whose protein sequence is MDDVFGILPSWMFTAIVAVIVLLIIGIIFARLYRRASAEQAFVRTGLGGQKVVMSGGAIVMPIFHEIIPINMNTLKLEVSRATVDSLITKDRMRVDVVVAFFVRVKPSVEGIATAAQTLGQRTLSPEDLRMLVEDKFVDALRATAAQMTMHELQDTRENFVQGVQNTVAEDLSKNGLELESVSLTNFNQTSKEHFNPNNAFDAEGLTKLTQETERRRRERNEVEQDVEVAVREKNRDALERKLEIEQQEAFMTLEQEQQVKTRTAEQNAKIAAFEAERHREAEQTRILAERQIQETEIEREQAVRSRKVEAEREVRIKEIEQQQVTEIANQTKSIAIAAKSEQQSQAEARANDALADAVRAQQNVETTRQTAEADRAKQVALIAAAQDAETKAVELTVRAKAEKEAAELQAAAIIELAEATRKKGLAEAEAQRALNDAINVLSDEQTSLKFKLALLQSLPAVIEKSVEPMKSIDGIKIIQVDGLNRGATAGDVAAGGANGGNLAEQALSAALTYRTQAPLIDSLLNEIGIAGGSLKALTTPLVSSATDEINREATIKEQ
- the rfaE gene encoding putative sugar nucleotide transferase domain of ADP-L-glycero-D-manno-heptose synthase (bifunctional; similar to E. coli putative kinase (AAC76088.1); Blastp hit to AAC76088.1 (477 aa), 93% identity in aa 1 - 476), yielding MKVNLPAFERAGVMVVGDVMLDRYWYGPTCRISPEAPVPVVKVNTVEERPGGAANVAMNIASLGANARLVGLTGIDDAARALSKTLAEVNVKCDFVSVPTHPTITKLRVLSRNQQLIRLDFEEGFEGVDPQPLHERINQALGSIGALVLSDYAKGALTSVQTMISLARQAGVPVLIDPKGTDFERYRGATLLTPNLSEFEAVAGKCKSEDELVERGMKLIADYDLSALLVTRSEQGMTLLQPNKAPLHMPTQAQEVYDVTGAGDTVIGVLAATLAAGNTLEEACYFANAAAGVVVGKLGTSTVSPIELENAVRGRADTGFGVMTEEELRQAVASARKRGEKVVMTNGVFDILHAGHVSYLANARKLGDRLIVAVNSDASTKRLKGESRPVNPLEQRMIVLGALESVDWVVSFEEDTPQRLIAGILPDLLVKGGDYKPEEIAGSEEVWANGGEVMVLNFEDGCSTTNIIKKIQTESEK